One genomic window of Thalassolituus hydrocarboniclasticus includes the following:
- a CDS encoding YqiJ family protein: MEFLFSDGNYPFAVALVLMLIIAVLEGVLVVIGLGLSQFIDGLLPDVDLSVDGEVPNMGLSRFLAWLRIGQVPVLIILVMLLMFFGLSGVVLQSLFMSAFGFMLPAIVAVVPALAVALPLTRLLTGLLGKVLLKDETEAVSSASFIGQVATITLGEARQGSPAEARFRDQFGTTHYLMVEPDGDEIYRAGDSVLLVQQKGAVYLCIRPDNQHLQ, encoded by the coding sequence ATGGAATTTCTGTTTTCAGACGGCAATTATCCTTTTGCCGTCGCGCTGGTATTAATGCTGATTATCGCCGTGCTGGAAGGTGTGCTGGTGGTCATCGGTCTGGGCTTATCACAATTTATTGATGGCCTGTTACCCGACGTTGACTTGAGCGTTGACGGCGAGGTGCCGAATATGGGGCTCAGCCGTTTTCTGGCCTGGCTGCGTATTGGTCAGGTGCCGGTGCTGATTATTCTGGTGATGCTGCTGATGTTTTTCGGACTCAGCGGTGTGGTGCTGCAATCACTGTTTATGTCGGCCTTCGGTTTTATGCTGCCGGCGATCGTTGCCGTGGTGCCGGCGCTGGCGGTTGCGTTGCCTCTTACGCGCCTGCTGACCGGGTTGCTGGGCAAAGTATTACTGAAAGACGAAACAGAAGCGGTATCTTCCGCGTCTTTTATCGGCCAGGTAGCGACCATTACGCTGGGTGAAGCCCGTCAGGGCAGTCCGGCGGAAGCGCGATTCCGCGATCAGTTTGGTACAACGCATTATCTGATGGTTGAACCGGATGGTGATGAAATCTATCGCGCCGGCGACAGTGTTTTGCTGGTGCAACAGAAAGGTGCTGTGTATCTGTGCATCCGCCCGGATAACCAACACCTGCAATAA
- a CDS encoding flotillin family protein — protein MDNLFSAVFFAGFIFVGLLVIGMIFARLYTRASKERSFVRTGMGGQKVIMNGGAMVLPVLHEIIPVNMNTLRLAVSRKEQQALITKDRMRVDVLAEFYLRVKPDADAIANAAQTLGARTLDPDALKEMIEGKFVDALRSVAAEMEMAELHEQRSQFVQKVQQVVSEDLLKNGLELESVSLTGLDQTPREFFSPDNVFDAEGLARMTRSIESRRKEVNEIEQETRVLIEQKNLEAERQRLQIERETRYAKMEQEREIATREADQQAEIAKERADKERSAKQAEIEAQREIDQSRIAADQATLLLEIEKDRRLREQEIERERQLEERQIQKQKSLEIAEQERAIAVAEKSKEQSLADKLANEARSEAVRAEEKVTTAKQVEIAERDKAIELIEAQKEAERQATGVKIAAEAEKMAAEDKAEALRLQANAEADAIRIKVEADREKYAVDAEGQRLMNEALNSLSDAQIALKRVLSLHAALPGIVRESVKPLENIEGMKIISIDGLNQMGGERSANGSGVLDQDSAANGQSLPEALVNSALKHRAMAPLVDSLLKEAGVHEFARDLNS, from the coding sequence ATGGATAACCTTTTCTCAGCAGTCTTTTTTGCTGGATTTATTTTTGTCGGCCTGCTGGTCATTGGGATGATTTTTGCGCGTTTATATACCCGCGCATCGAAAGAACGGTCTTTTGTCCGTACCGGTATGGGCGGGCAGAAAGTCATTATGAACGGCGGGGCGATGGTGCTGCCGGTATTGCATGAAATTATTCCCGTCAATATGAACACCCTGCGTCTGGCGGTATCACGTAAAGAACAGCAGGCGCTGATTACCAAAGACCGTATGCGTGTCGACGTACTGGCCGAGTTTTATCTGCGCGTTAAACCCGATGCGGATGCCATTGCCAACGCGGCCCAAACTCTGGGTGCGCGTACGCTGGACCCGGATGCGCTGAAAGAAATGATCGAAGGTAAATTCGTTGATGCCCTGCGTTCGGTGGCGGCAGAAATGGAAATGGCTGAACTGCATGAACAGCGCAGCCAGTTTGTACAGAAAGTACAGCAGGTCGTGAGCGAAGACCTGCTGAAAAACGGTCTGGAACTGGAATCGGTTTCCCTGACCGGTCTGGATCAGACGCCACGTGAATTCTTCTCGCCGGACAACGTGTTCGATGCCGAAGGTCTGGCGCGTATGACCCGTTCGATTGAATCACGCCGTAAGGAAGTGAACGAAATTGAGCAGGAAACCCGTGTACTGATCGAACAGAAAAACCTCGAAGCAGAACGTCAGCGTCTGCAGATTGAGCGTGAAACCCGCTACGCCAAAATGGAGCAGGAACGCGAAATTGCCACCCGCGAAGCTGATCAGCAGGCTGAAATCGCCAAAGAGCGCGCGGATAAAGAACGTAGTGCCAAACAGGCCGAAATTGAAGCGCAGCGGGAAATTGACCAGTCGCGCATCGCCGCCGATCAGGCAACATTGTTGCTGGAAATTGAAAAAGACCGCCGCCTGCGCGAGCAGGAAATTGAGCGCGAGCGTCAGCTGGAAGAGCGTCAGATCCAGAAACAGAAATCACTGGAAATTGCTGAACAGGAACGTGCCATTGCGGTTGCCGAAAAATCGAAAGAACAGTCGCTGGCCGATAAACTGGCGAACGAGGCCCGTTCGGAAGCGGTGCGTGCAGAAGAAAAAGTAACGACTGCCAAGCAGGTGGAAATTGCTGAGCGTGACAAAGCCATCGAGCTGATTGAAGCGCAGAAAGAAGCGGAACGTCAGGCGACCGGGGTAAAAATCGCCGCCGAAGCGGAAAAAATGGCCGCCGAAGATAAAGCCGAAGCGCTGCGTCTGCAGGCCAATGCTGAAGCCGATGCTATCCGTATTAAAGTGGAAGCCGACCGTGAGAAGTACGCGGTGGATGCTGAAGGTCAGCGTCTGATGAACGAAGCCCTGAACAGCCTGAGCGATGCGCAGATTGCGCTGAAGCGTGTGCTGAGCCTGCATGCAGCGCTGCCGGGCATTGTACGTGAAAGCGTGAAACCACTGGAAAACATTGAGGGTATGAAAATTATCTCTATCGATGGTCTGAATCAGATGGGTGGTGAACGCAGCGCCAATGGCAGTGGTGTGCTGGATCAGGACAGTGCGGCTAATGGCCAGAGCCTGCCGGAAGCACTGGTCAACAGTGCATTAAAACACCGTGCTATGGCGCCACTGGTTGATTCACTGCTGAAAGAAGCCGGCGTGCATGAATTTGCCCGTGATCTGAACAGCTGA
- a CDS encoding DUF748 domain-containing protein — protein sequence MTKKRIAGFLFSFFVVLILLLLVLLYSAPFFAVKAGQKWYGSQGAGYQLTVSDWHWVPFRTELELTGVELRHPQTDAPQATTRVERLRLSFDPWALARQEIYIRDISLDGLRLSAALRNDEALRLLISGLMIPLQADNSAAAETESAAQQSEAVDVASADIQSASVQTEEITQAEESTQKEQPWRLRLGRLTLNDEIIDWQQDALTTQGPASRGQLRIASLQAGPFDSTAAKALPLNLTLELTQFELSGAQPVSLQQPFTLTLAGEIQQALTTPQWIGDISLDNLQLTAAGAPPLAVKRLQLSGVQAGADTQSIAELSLEQLLLGVGDAPLLSLGHYQVSDISASASQLATGLHEYADLQVAVKRLADGSLDRSALGDAAVESPQATTNTADAPDSSATNSDASASESGKKPEIAEPDHFQLFIAGIQQSGDSSGAEIHDVSVKPAYQGRVQIRELNISEISATLAASSQPELIKPVQIHAVLSLDDYNRIALDTSLTLDHSHAPEIYPQGNVTLRISQLDIVAFNGYLAQAMGYHLEKGMLNLDVDMDMQQAQLGGEARILLRNSSFVPEDEATIKRVSKQISMPVDTALDLLRDDNGNVRLTVPVSGDMSSPDFGSGDITAQLSKLALQSAALHYLKQSLQPYGLLLSIASYAGSELMAIRLDALAFAEGQTELNDEQIPHLEKVAQLMHGKTGLELQVCPFVSKTEATAEEEQWPQLARQRGAVVKAWLAQKTDDNDHSLAPRVTVCKPQQGEKAEVVLGFN from the coding sequence TTGACTAAAAAACGCATTGCCGGTTTTTTATTTTCCTTCTTTGTAGTGCTGATTTTGCTACTGCTGGTCTTGCTTTACAGTGCGCCTTTTTTTGCTGTCAAAGCTGGCCAGAAATGGTACGGAAGTCAGGGCGCTGGTTATCAGTTAACGGTGTCAGACTGGCATTGGGTGCCGTTTCGCACCGAACTTGAATTAACCGGTGTTGAACTGCGCCACCCGCAGACGGATGCGCCGCAAGCAACGACCCGTGTTGAACGGCTGCGATTGAGTTTTGATCCCTGGGCACTGGCTCGTCAGGAAATTTATATCCGGGATATCAGCCTCGACGGATTACGTTTGAGTGCTGCACTGCGCAATGATGAAGCGTTGCGCCTGTTAATCAGTGGTCTGATGATTCCGCTGCAGGCAGATAACAGCGCAGCCGCTGAAACAGAGTCTGCAGCTCAGCAAAGCGAGGCTGTGGATGTTGCGAGTGCGGATATTCAGTCTGCTTCTGTTCAGACAGAAGAAATCACTCAGGCAGAAGAAAGCACTCAGAAAGAACAACCCTGGCGGCTGCGCCTTGGCCGTTTAACCCTTAACGATGAGATCATTGACTGGCAGCAGGATGCACTGACAACACAAGGCCCGGCGAGCCGTGGTCAGCTGCGGATTGCATCATTGCAGGCTGGCCCTTTTGACAGTACCGCCGCAAAAGCTTTGCCACTGAACCTGACACTGGAACTGACGCAGTTTGAATTAAGCGGCGCGCAACCGGTCAGTCTGCAGCAACCCTTTACCCTGACGCTGGCCGGAGAGATTCAGCAGGCCTTAACCACACCGCAGTGGATCGGAGATATCAGCCTTGATAATTTGCAGCTGACAGCGGCCGGTGCGCCACCTCTGGCCGTTAAACGCTTGCAACTGAGCGGCGTGCAGGCTGGCGCTGATACACAAAGCATTGCAGAGCTGAGTCTTGAGCAATTGCTGCTCGGAGTGGGCGATGCCCCCTTGTTGAGTCTGGGACATTATCAGGTCAGCGATATTTCGGCATCAGCATCACAGCTGGCAACAGGCCTGCACGAATATGCGGATTTGCAGGTCGCGGTAAAGCGTCTGGCGGATGGCAGTCTCGACCGCAGTGCGCTGGGCGATGCCGCTGTTGAATCACCGCAGGCAACAACCAATACAGCAGATGCACCGGATAGCTCGGCAACAAATAGCGATGCTTCTGCTTCTGAATCAGGGAAAAAGCCGGAAATTGCTGAACCGGATCATTTCCAATTATTTATTGCCGGTATTCAGCAAAGCGGTGATAGCAGTGGTGCAGAGATTCACGATGTTTCTGTAAAACCTGCGTATCAGGGCAGGGTGCAGATACGGGAACTGAACATCAGTGAAATATCCGCCACACTGGCAGCATCGTCTCAGCCGGAGTTAATAAAACCGGTACAGATACATGCGGTATTGTCACTGGATGATTATAACCGTATTGCACTGGATACCAGTCTGACTCTGGATCACAGTCATGCCCCTGAGATTTATCCGCAGGGCAATGTCACGCTGCGCATCAGCCAGCTGGATATAGTGGCATTTAATGGCTATCTGGCGCAGGCGATGGGCTATCACCTGGAAAAAGGTATGCTGAATCTGGACGTGGATATGGATATGCAGCAAGCCCAACTGGGTGGCGAAGCGCGGATATTATTGCGTAATTCCAGTTTTGTGCCGGAAGATGAAGCAACCATTAAGCGGGTCAGCAAGCAGATTTCCATGCCGGTGGATACTGCGCTGGATTTATTGCGTGACGATAATGGCAATGTCCGTCTGACCGTACCGGTTTCCGGCGATATGAGCAGCCCGGATTTCGGCTCCGGTGATATTACCGCGCAATTAAGTAAGCTGGCCCTGCAGAGTGCCGCTCTGCATTATCTGAAGCAAAGCCTGCAGCCTTATGGTTTGTTACTGAGCATCGCCTCCTATGCCGGGTCAGAATTAATGGCGATCCGGCTGGATGCTCTGGCGTTTGCTGAGGGGCAGACAGAACTGAATGATGAGCAGATTCCGCATCTGGAAAAAGTCGCACAACTGATGCACGGTAAAACCGGGCTGGAATTGCAGGTGTGTCCTTTTGTCAGCAAAACTGAGGCTACGGCTGAGGAAGAGCAGTGGCCGCAACTGGCACGTCAGCGCGGTGCTGTGGTTAAGGCCTGGCTGGCGCAGAAAACCGATGACAATGATCATTCTCTGGCGCCAAGGGTAACTGTCTGCAAACCGCAGCAGGGGGAAAAAGCGGAAGTGGTACTGGGATTTAATTAA
- a CDS encoding dipeptidase produces the protein MLRKILYVLFILLILALIAARIFVPAQVEKGMNSVKSHKPWPVSAEARALHQTLLIGDWHADSLLWDRNLLQRSDYGQVDFPRLREGNVALQVFTAVTKSPSGQNYHANSKDAADNITPLAIAQTWPVASWSSLYERALYQVTRLKNYADKAPEQLTLIRTAADIKAVVSAREQGKPLIGALMGMEGGHPLEGNIENLDKLYNAGYRLIGLQHFFDNELGGSLHGTSNAGLTPFGRKVVLRAAEKNMIIDLAHSSPQVVKDVLAITAQPLVVSHSGIFSHCQVKRNFPDALMKQIAATGGVIGIGYWKDVTCDDTPAGIARTIRSAIDLLGEDHVSLGSDFDGAVATQFDTSELAALTHEMLRQGFSKQEIHKVMGGNMLRVLLQILP, from the coding sequence GTGCTGCGCAAAATACTGTACGTATTATTCATCCTTTTAATTCTGGCCTTAATCGCAGCACGCATTTTCGTGCCTGCGCAGGTAGAAAAAGGCATGAACAGCGTAAAAAGCCACAAACCCTGGCCTGTCTCTGCGGAAGCCCGTGCACTGCATCAGACGCTGTTGATTGGCGACTGGCATGCCGATTCCCTGTTGTGGGACAGAAACCTGCTGCAACGCAGCGATTACGGTCAGGTTGATTTTCCCCGGCTGCGCGAGGGTAATGTTGCCCTGCAGGTATTTACCGCGGTTACCAAAAGCCCCAGCGGTCAGAACTACCACGCCAACAGCAAGGACGCCGCCGATAATATTACCCCGCTCGCCATTGCCCAGACCTGGCCTGTTGCCAGCTGGAGCAGTTTGTATGAGCGTGCGCTGTATCAGGTAACGCGCCTGAAAAATTATGCCGACAAAGCACCGGAGCAACTGACATTAATCCGCACGGCGGCCGATATAAAAGCCGTTGTCAGCGCGCGCGAACAGGGGAAACCTCTGATCGGGGCATTAATGGGCATGGAAGGCGGACATCCGCTGGAAGGTAACATCGAAAATCTGGATAAACTCTACAATGCCGGTTATCGCCTGATCGGTCTGCAGCATTTTTTTGATAACGAACTGGGTGGTTCATTGCATGGCACATCCAATGCCGGGCTGACGCCGTTTGGCCGCAAGGTGGTGCTCCGGGCGGCTGAAAAAAACATGATTATCGACCTCGCACATTCCTCCCCCCAGGTGGTGAAAGACGTACTGGCCATCACAGCACAACCATTGGTTGTCAGCCACAGCGGTATTTTTTCGCACTGTCAGGTAAAACGGAATTTCCCTGACGCGCTGATGAAACAGATTGCGGCCACCGGTGGCGTGATCGGTATCGGTTACTGGAAAGATGTCACCTGCGACGACACCCCGGCCGGCATTGCCAGAACCATCCGCAGCGCCATCGACTTACTTGGTGAAGATCATGTGTCACTGGGCTCAGATTTTGACGGCGCTGTTGCCACACAATTCGATACCTCTGAGCTTGCAGCATTAACCCACGAGATGCTGCGTCAGGGATTCAGTAAGCAGGAAATCCACAAAGTCATGGGCGGTAATATGCTGCGGGTTCTGCTGCAGATTCTGCCCTGA
- a CDS encoding protease complex subunit PrcB family protein, which yields MTRNHLLPVKALLISASVLLFGCVATDQEAENRLSHTTLHQGLQTIGSGSEIKTIRILNNADDYREVLADYSAESSKDVDFNQYQIVLIDLGIRPNGGYGIRIDDVLEQADHVVVEFTQLTPGKGCNYDGAQTNPYRFEAIKSLKEIVIQEAIAAATCSQ from the coding sequence ATGACACGTAATCATCTGCTGCCTGTGAAAGCCCTGCTGATCAGTGCCTCTGTTTTATTATTCGGTTGCGTCGCTACCGATCAGGAAGCAGAAAACCGTCTTTCCCACACGACCCTGCATCAGGGGCTGCAGACCATTGGCAGCGGCAGCGAAATTAAAACCATCCGTATACTGAATAATGCCGATGATTATCGTGAAGTGCTGGCAGACTACTCCGCGGAAAGCAGCAAAGATGTTGACTTTAACCAGTACCAGATTGTGCTGATCGACCTCGGTATCCGCCCGAATGGCGGTTACGGTATCCGTATCGATGACGTGCTGGAGCAGGCTGATCATGTAGTGGTTGAATTTACTCAGCTGACACCCGGAAAAGGTTGTAACTATGACGGCGCACAAACCAATCCATACCGCTTTGAAGCCATTAAAAGCCTGAAAGAAATCGTTATTCAGGAAGCTATTGCCGCCGCGACCTGCAGCCAATAA